From Candidatus Eremiobacterota bacterium, one genomic window encodes:
- a CDS encoding IPT/TIG domain-containing protein, with product MISKRVTLFILALVLLAVFALPGCGGGGGGSSASGGYIGGGGTTTATPTITSITPANPPVGSECTISGSGFGASKGARDSDKSTVRFVSTADGGTSTDATIYNSWSDSQIKCIVPALTVGQNYVTMVNVVSAAGTVSSSSTQSTANTITPQQQQQTGVTITTVTPNSVQQGAGTTVTITGSGFGTTKGSVTFGSVSQTTTLTWADTQITCAVPTALASGTVGVKVVTAAGTSSNSASLNIYTAATGTLTGRVYDIFSGTSMSAATVNVNSVSTESNTSGVYSMTPGGTGESRMTVSSGSIVTRSFPVNVTNASQDVSVVASTYNTDMLRAYCWGQGQSSMRWNTKPTAIVIYNTLSRGTSAVSQADITTTQSWLQNEFFTLANSYFSGTTVEVYNGRPEDDPRNTVSDAGIIGQNTIAIYWSDTITGTTQGEGGWSGQGNVIVGGFAHIRNAGRTMDLQEALRHEMGHATGFTHPFASLGVTNPKLEYSVMNYYYAKSSSTYTTSDLNAYIYYYHRAPGNVAPDRDPDGYAGYKHLPVKTVIFRD from the coding sequence ATGATCTCAAAGCGCGTCACTCTCTTCATTCTTGCCCTGGTGCTTCTGGCGGTCTTTGCCCTCCCCGGCTGCGGCGGGGGGGGAGGCGGGAGCAGCGCCTCCGGCGGATACATCGGCGGAGGCGGAACCACTACGGCTACACCGACTATCACCTCGATAACGCCGGCGAACCCACCCGTGGGATCAGAATGCACCATATCAGGAAGCGGCTTCGGCGCCTCGAAAGGCGCCAGGGACAGCGACAAGAGCACTGTGAGATTCGTAAGCACCGCCGATGGAGGCACATCGACTGACGCCACAATTTACAACTCCTGGAGCGACAGCCAGATAAAGTGCATCGTGCCCGCTCTCACGGTGGGGCAGAATTATGTCACCATGGTGAATGTCGTCTCCGCTGCGGGTACCGTAAGCTCATCATCGACACAGTCTACGGCAAATACCATCACGCCCCAGCAGCAGCAGCAGACCGGCGTCACCATCACGACAGTTACGCCGAACTCCGTGCAGCAGGGAGCAGGAACAACGGTGACCATTACAGGGTCAGGCTTCGGGACCACCAAGGGCTCTGTAACCTTCGGCTCTGTCTCGCAGACAACGACGCTCACATGGGCAGATACCCAGATCACCTGCGCCGTACCTACTGCTCTGGCCTCGGGAACGGTGGGTGTGAAAGTGGTGACGGCGGCAGGGACATCAAGTAACTCCGCCTCCCTCAACATCTATACGGCTGCAACGGGCACCCTCACGGGGAGAGTCTATGATATCTTCTCGGGAACCTCGATGAGCGCTGCCACAGTAAACGTCAACAGCGTGAGCACCGAGAGCAACACCTCGGGAGTTTATTCCATGACCCCCGGGGGGACAGGTGAGTCAAGGATGACCGTCTCATCGGGTTCAATTGTCACCAGGAGCTTCCCGGTGAATGTGACCAACGCCTCCCAGGATGTATCGGTAGTGGCTTCAACGTACAATACGGACATGCTCAGAGCATATTGCTGGGGCCAGGGGCAGTCGTCGATGCGCTGGAACACAAAACCCACTGCCATCGTGATCTATAATACCCTCTCAAGAGGCACATCGGCAGTGAGCCAGGCTGATATCACCACCACGCAGAGCTGGCTCCAGAACGAGTTCTTCACCCTTGCAAACAGCTATTTTTCCGGCACAACCGTCGAGGTGTACAACGGAAGGCCTGAGGATGACCCTCGCAATACCGTATCGGATGCGGGGATCATCGGCCAGAACACTATCGCCATATACTGGAGCGACACTATCACGGGCACCACCCAGGGCGAAGGTGGATGGAGCGGCCAGGGAAATGTCATAGTGGGGGGCTTCGCCCATATAAGGAACGCAGGCCGCACCATGGACCTCCAGGAGGCCCTCCGCCACGAAATGGGCCACGCAACGGGATTCACCCATCCTTTTGCCTCGCTTGGCGTCACAAATCCCAAGCTTGAGTACTCGGTGATGAATTATTATTATGCAAAAAGCAGCTCCACCTACACCACCTCCGACCTGAATGCCTATATCTACTATTACCACCGCGCGCCGGGCAACGTGGCGCCTGACAGGGACCCCGACGGCTATGCGGGCTATAAACATCTCCCCGTAAAGACAGTCATATTCCGCGATTAG
- a CDS encoding zinc ribbon domain-containing protein, with protein sequence MAAPLKFCPRCGAGREGQRPFCTKCGFRFDEKADGADSAKKAAETVQKVASTVASVQSTVASVSSAVRSAESIAKIVVDGTPPPVWHVVVGETLPPVQQILAQKVVEAVQQKVISTVQQKVVDEASRQVGKLVSGPGSGAPHGHEMPPQAPSSSAESLPCSSCKAPIPSGSKFCPKCGTRVGPRQQAPAPAPPPEGLTCGKCGTSQEQGRKFCTKCGTRL encoded by the coding sequence ATGGCAGCACCATTGAAATTCTGCCCCAGGTGCGGTGCGGGGCGCGAAGGCCAGCGGCCCTTCTGCACCAAGTGCGGCTTCAGGTTCGACGAGAAGGCCGATGGCGCTGATTCAGCGAAGAAGGCTGCCGAGACTGTGCAGAAAGTGGCCTCAACGGTCGCCTCGGTGCAGTCAACCGTTGCTTCCGTCTCTTCTGCAGTCAGGTCCGCGGAGAGCATTGCAAAGATTGTCGTGGACGGCACGCCGCCGCCGGTCTGGCACGTTGTCGTGGGAGAGACCCTTCCCCCTGTGCAGCAGATCCTTGCGCAGAAGGTCGTTGAGGCTGTCCAGCAGAAAGTGATCTCCACGGTGCAGCAGAAAGTGGTGGACGAGGCATCGAGGCAGGTGGGGAAGCTCGTCTCGGGCCCTGGGAGCGGCGCTCCTCATGGGCATGAAATGCCGCCGCAGGCACCGTCTTCATCGGCAGAAAGCCTGCCCTGCTCCTCATGCAAAGCTCCCATCCCTTCAGGCAGCAAGTTCTGCCCCAAGTGCGGCACCAGGGTGGGCCCCCGGCAGCAGGCCCCGGCGCCTGCCCCGCCTCCTGAGGGGCTCACCTGCGGCAAATGCGGCACCAGTCAGGAGCAGGGGAGAAAGTTCTGCACGAAGTGCGGCACCAGGCTTTGA
- a CDS encoding ABC transporter permease — protein sequence MSFLATIRIALKALNSSKLRTILTMLGIIIGVASVITMLSIGQGVSASVSDSINSMGTNALIIMPGQMAVGGVRQGALDSQTLTVEDFKAIAAECPSVEYVSPLVRRMVQAVFGNQNWSTTCMGVNEDFEKIRNWPVLSGSYFTHQEISSGAKVCVLGQTVVNNLFGSQNPLGETVRLKNIPFRVIGVLSAKGQSGFGGDQDDSVFIPYTTAMTRIARVNHLNMILCSAVSKERTDRATRELTALLRQRHNLLNKEEDNFTIRTQADLADVAAKTTGIFTIFLSAIAAVSLLVGGIGIMNIMLVSVTERIREIGIRLALGARGNDILMQFLTESMVLSLLGGLTGIMLGIALSRAIAYFAKWNTLITVQSILLAFLFSAAVGIFFGFYPAYKASRLDPIEALRHE from the coding sequence ATGAGCTTTCTTGCCACCATAAGGATAGCCCTCAAAGCATTGAACAGCAGCAAGCTCCGCACCATACTCACCATGCTGGGCATCATAATAGGCGTGGCCTCGGTGATTACCATGCTGAGCATCGGCCAGGGTGTTTCGGCTTCAGTATCGGACAGCATCAATTCCATGGGCACCAATGCCCTCATCATCATGCCGGGCCAGATGGCAGTGGGCGGTGTGCGCCAGGGCGCCCTTGATTCCCAGACTCTCACCGTTGAGGATTTCAAGGCCATTGCCGCGGAGTGTCCCTCGGTAGAATACGTGTCACCCCTGGTGCGCAGGATGGTGCAGGCCGTGTTCGGCAACCAGAACTGGAGCACCACGTGCATGGGGGTCAACGAGGATTTTGAAAAGATAAGAAACTGGCCCGTCCTGTCAGGAAGCTACTTTACCCACCAGGAAATCAGCTCGGGCGCCAAGGTCTGCGTGCTGGGGCAGACCGTAGTGAACAACCTTTTCGGCAGCCAGAACCCCCTGGGAGAAACAGTGCGCCTCAAGAACATCCCCTTCCGCGTCATAGGCGTCCTCTCTGCCAAGGGGCAGTCCGGTTTCGGCGGCGACCAGGACGATTCCGTCTTTATTCCCTACACGACGGCAATGACAAGGATTGCGCGGGTCAACCACCTGAATATGATTCTTTGCTCGGCAGTCTCCAAGGAAAGAACCGATCGGGCGACGCGGGAGCTGACGGCTCTCCTGAGGCAGCGCCATAACCTGCTGAATAAAGAGGAGGACAATTTCACTATCCGCACGCAGGCAGACCTTGCCGACGTCGCCGCCAAAACGACGGGGATCTTCACCATATTTCTCTCCGCCATTGCTGCAGTATCACTTCTGGTGGGGGGCATAGGCATCATGAACATCATGCTCGTATCGGTGACGGAGCGAATCAGGGAAATCGGCATCAGGCTTGCGCTGGGGGCCCGGGGAAATGATATCCTCATGCAGTTTCTCACCGAGTCAATGGTGCTCTCCCTGCTGGGCGGCCTTACAGGAATCATGCTGGGCATAGCGCTCTCCAGGGCTATCGCGTACTTTGCAAAATGGAACACCCTCATCACGGTGCAGTCAATACTGCTTGCATTCCTTTTCTCGGCGGCAGTGGGAATTTTTTTCGGCTTCTACCCCGCGTACAAGGCTTCCAGGCTCGATCCCATCGAGGCGCTCCGCCATGAATAG
- a CDS encoding ABC transporter ATP-binding protein, whose protein sequence is MNRLLEVVHLEKTYFLGEVHVHALRGVSLSIGEGEFVAIMGPSGSGKSTFMNILGCLDRPTKGQYLIEGNDVSKLAGDELADMRNKKIGFVFQGFNLLAKTTALENVELPLYYNREHNYSTKEKYEMASQALDAVGLKDRSHHQPHQLSGGQQQRVAIARSLVNNPSLILADEPTGNLDTRTSLEIIKIFQDLNRVKGITIVLVTHSDEISIFAKRLVVFRDGRIRDDRPVPDRLIAEEALKEMPVDEEEEES, encoded by the coding sequence ATGAACAGACTCCTGGAAGTCGTCCATCTTGAGAAAACCTATTTTCTCGGCGAGGTGCATGTCCATGCGCTCCGCGGGGTATCGCTGTCAATCGGCGAGGGCGAGTTCGTCGCCATCATGGGCCCCTCGGGCTCTGGAAAATCAACATTCATGAACATCCTGGGATGCCTGGACCGCCCCACCAAAGGGCAGTACCTCATTGAGGGAAATGATGTGTCAAAGCTCGCGGGCGACGAGCTGGCCGATATGCGCAACAAGAAAATAGGCTTTGTATTCCAGGGATTCAACCTGCTGGCCAAGACGACAGCCCTCGAGAATGTGGAGCTCCCTCTTTATTACAACAGGGAGCATAATTACTCCACGAAGGAAAAATACGAGATGGCCTCTCAGGCTCTCGACGCCGTGGGCCTCAAAGACAGGTCTCATCATCAGCCCCACCAGCTCTCGGGAGGCCAGCAGCAGCGCGTGGCCATCGCCAGGTCTCTTGTCAACAACCCTTCGCTGATACTGGCCGACGAGCCGACGGGAAATCTGGATACGCGCACGAGCCTCGAGATAATAAAGATATTCCAGGACCTGAACAGGGTGAAAGGCATCACTATTGTGCTGGTAACCCACAGTGATGAGATATCCATTTTTGCCAAGAGGCTGGTAGTCTTCCGTGACGGGAGGATCAGGGATGACCGGCCGGTGCCGGACCGCCTCATTGCCGAAGAGGCCCTCAAGGAAATGCCTGTAGATGAGGAAGAGGAGGAGTCATGA
- a CDS encoding TolC family protein → MTENTLSSCNARLSPARKLVNVVRVITFFLFIIAAMAFLAGAPSVSAQQDPSPQPLPSAQPKKPPESRLDTAPITVPSIKPPPVPGGPARPLTLAECLSLAIENRPDLKSAEDQIKAAQAVVGETMSAYYPQISFTSSWQRSGGPDRVSSTSSSSLGNITGINTYNTIVNTTVSTVGTNYTDSLTLSQYITDFGKTPYLVTASQQSYVMTLFDLITLKNTIINSVKKSYYNCIAAQELLKAKQENVAVLEIHLRQSQAFYDTGRKSKIEVTKSEVDLAAARLDMINADNGYKVTLVTLVNAMGFDRPFSFELARDLTLPEVPLGLDQVKSVAAIQRPELLKLDAQIRGQQAKLSAAKADFYPEIVGNAQYNWRGNKYPLDRYWQLGVTLAVPITDGNWMVYRVRENLAQLDSLVKQKDRLWQNIALEIEQAYLAIIAAGEKIKVSQKSLQQAEENFRLAQGRYAVGVGSNLEYSDAQVLLLQAKTDYITALVQYFNAVADLEKSMGVDLSAAKAGKK, encoded by the coding sequence GTGACTGAGAATACCCTCTCGTCCTGCAATGCAAGACTAAGCCCGGCCCGAAAGCTTGTAAACGTGGTGCGTGTAATAACATTTTTCCTTTTCATCATTGCCGCCATGGCATTTCTCGCAGGCGCCCCGTCGGTTTCAGCTCAGCAGGATCCATCACCGCAGCCCCTGCCTTCGGCACAGCCGAAAAAACCGCCGGAATCCAGGCTTGATACAGCGCCCATAACTGTGCCTTCAATCAAGCCTCCCCCTGTTCCTGGAGGGCCTGCAAGGCCCCTGACCCTGGCGGAGTGCCTTTCCCTGGCGATTGAGAACCGCCCTGACCTGAAGAGCGCCGAAGACCAGATAAAGGCTGCGCAGGCTGTCGTGGGAGAGACCATGTCCGCCTATTACCCGCAGATCAGCTTCACCTCATCATGGCAGAGGAGCGGCGGCCCCGACCGCGTCTCCTCAACAAGCTCCAGCAGCCTTGGCAACATTACAGGCATAAACACCTATAACACCATTGTGAACACCACCGTGAGCACCGTGGGCACCAACTACACCGACAGCCTCACCCTCTCCCAGTATATCACCGATTTCGGGAAAACACCGTATCTCGTGACGGCCTCTCAGCAGTCGTACGTGATGACCCTCTTTGACCTTATCACTCTCAAGAACACCATCATCAACAGCGTGAAAAAATCATACTACAACTGCATTGCGGCTCAGGAGCTGCTGAAGGCCAAGCAGGAGAATGTCGCCGTGCTGGAGATCCACCTCAGGCAGTCCCAGGCCTTCTATGATACCGGGAGAAAATCCAAGATAGAGGTCACCAAGTCCGAGGTGGACCTCGCGGCAGCCCGCCTGGACATGATAAATGCCGACAACGGTTACAAGGTGACCCTCGTGACACTCGTAAATGCCATGGGCTTTGACAGGCCCTTCAGTTTTGAGCTCGCCCGGGACCTCACGCTCCCCGAGGTGCCTCTCGGTCTTGATCAGGTGAAGAGCGTCGCGGCCATTCAACGCCCCGAGCTTCTCAAGCTGGATGCCCAGATAAGAGGGCAGCAGGCAAAGCTCTCCGCGGCAAAAGCCGACTTCTACCCCGAGATCGTGGGAAACGCCCAGTACAACTGGCGGGGGAATAAATATCCCCTGGACCGTTACTGGCAGCTCGGCGTGACGCTCGCAGTGCCCATTACCGACGGTAACTGGATGGTGTACAGGGTGAGGGAGAACCTGGCACAGCTTGACAGCCTCGTGAAGCAGAAGGACCGCCTCTGGCAGAACATCGCCCTGGAGATCGAGCAGGCCTATCTCGCCATAATAGCGGCAGGCGAGAAGATAAAGGTCTCCCAGAAGTCCCTGCAGCAGGCCGAGGAGAACTTCAGGCTCGCCCAGGGCCGTTATGCCGTCGGCGTGGGCTCAAACCTTGAATACAGCGATGCCCAGGTGCTGCTTCTCCAGGCAAAGACAGACTATATTACCGCACTGGTGCAGTATTTCAACGCCGTGGCGGACCTGGAAAAGTCGATGGGTGTCGATCTCTCCGCAGCAAAAGCCGGTAAGAAATGA
- a CDS encoding efflux RND transporter periplasmic adaptor subunit has translation MWKHLKRFRFVIILIIVAAGALFYWTRVQAEKKKLRFETEKIERGTIISTVNTTGTLNAVTSVDIGCQVSGKIIKMYADYNSQVKKGQLLAQIDPLIYRSQADEATANLESAKATNANFLAQYQNGLSKVREAQAAEKNFAAQVEVNRANYAGALNSQKSAKANLAKAQAQLENDRVEFKRAEELMKKDFISRSEMDAAETKYKVSLASVDVARAGYEQSSSTVKSSQMQLDAAKANHESARIAEESQKALVKAIQAQVKQSRAQVMNATSKLKGAMVNLSYTDIFSPIDGVVVSRAVDVGQTVAASFQAPKLFTVARDLREMEVYANVDEADIGKVKEGMKAVFTVDAFQQEKFKGTVRQVRKASILDQGVVKYQVIISARNPGLKLMPGMTANVTITSEVKDDCLKLPNGAIRFRPDSVDNFPFPKEFRGKGGPNMKRERPGGPQDDTERYNTVWIWESDEKVRPEKVILGITDGRFTEIAKGSVVEGESVITGADGKTKTSSSAPGMRPPGMPGGGPGGGRMRF, from the coding sequence ATGTGGAAACATTTAAAACGCTTCAGGTTTGTGATTATCCTGATCATAGTTGCAGCAGGTGCTCTCTTCTATTGGACCAGAGTCCAGGCGGAAAAGAAAAAGCTCCGCTTTGAGACGGAGAAGATTGAAAGGGGCACCATCATCTCGACGGTCAACACGACAGGGACATTGAATGCCGTCACCTCCGTGGACATCGGGTGCCAGGTGTCGGGGAAGATAATCAAGATGTACGCCGATTACAACTCCCAGGTGAAGAAAGGCCAGCTCCTCGCCCAGATTGATCCCCTCATTTACAGGTCCCAGGCCGATGAGGCCACTGCCAACCTTGAAAGCGCCAAGGCCACCAATGCAAATTTCCTGGCACAGTATCAGAATGGTCTCTCCAAGGTGAGAGAAGCCCAGGCTGCTGAGAAAAACTTCGCCGCCCAGGTGGAGGTGAACAGGGCGAACTATGCCGGCGCCCTCAACAGTCAGAAGTCAGCCAAGGCAAACCTCGCGAAGGCTCAGGCACAGCTTGAGAATGACCGCGTGGAATTCAAGCGCGCCGAGGAGCTTATGAAAAAAGACTTCATCTCGCGCTCCGAAATGGATGCCGCCGAGACGAAATACAAGGTCTCGCTTGCATCGGTCGATGTGGCAAGGGCCGGCTACGAGCAGTCCTCGTCAACGGTGAAATCGTCCCAGATGCAGCTTGACGCGGCCAAGGCGAATCATGAATCGGCCAGAATAGCCGAGGAGTCCCAGAAGGCCCTCGTAAAGGCCATACAGGCCCAGGTCAAGCAGAGCCGGGCCCAGGTGATGAATGCCACCAGCAAGCTCAAGGGAGCGATGGTGAACCTGAGCTACACTGATATCTTCTCCCCCATAGACGGCGTCGTGGTCTCCAGGGCAGTCGATGTGGGGCAGACAGTGGCAGCTTCGTTCCAGGCGCCCAAGCTTTTCACCGTCGCCAGGGACCTCCGCGAGATGGAGGTCTATGCCAACGTGGACGAGGCCGATATCGGGAAAGTGAAGGAGGGCATGAAGGCCGTCTTCACCGTTGATGCCTTCCAGCAGGAGAAATTCAAGGGCACCGTGAGGCAGGTCCGCAAGGCCTCCATACTGGACCAGGGAGTGGTAAAATACCAGGTCATCATCTCGGCCCGCAACCCGGGCCTGAAGCTCATGCCCGGCATGACGGCAAACGTGACCATCACCTCGGAGGTAAAGGATGACTGCCTGAAGCTGCCGAACGGCGCCATCCGCTTCCGCCCCGACTCGGTGGATAATTTCCCTTTCCCTAAGGAGTTCCGCGGGAAAGGCGGCCCGAATATGAAGAGGGAGAGGCCCGGAGGGCCTCAGGATGACACTGAGAGATACAACACCGTGTGGATATGGGAAAGCGATGAAAAAGTGCGCCCTGAAAAAGTGATCCTGGGCATTACTGACGGGCGCTTCACGGAGATAGCGAAAGGCTCCGTCGTCGAGGGAGAGTCTGTCATCACAGGGGCAGATGGAAAAACCAAGACATCGTCGTCAGCACCGGGCATGCGCCCGCCGGGAATGCCGGGAGGGGGGCCGGGCGGGGGCCGCATGCGCTTCTAG
- a CDS encoding ankyrin repeat domain-containing protein, with translation MKNEKKNRPDCIRRGTTSLVLTLIFLIALSQLSSAGSNEKKYSDIFKAVEANDYKAVEAMVNRTPSLVNTENDLMQTPLHYAASKGYLEIAKLLISKGSQVNARDDNGWTPLHWTAQNSLLEMAKLLISKGADVNAKDIIGHTPLLTAAIDATDSDGHYAFAQLLISKGADVNMKSADGTTPLLAAISSGNKKLATFLISKGANVNAKGMNGDTPLKVAKKRDYKEIVELLKRQGAH, from the coding sequence ATGAAAAACGAGAAAAAGAACAGGCCGGATTGCATTCGGCGGGGTACGACTTCCCTTGTGCTCACATTGATCTTCCTGATTGCGCTTTCTCAGTTATCCAGTGCGGGAAGCAACGAAAAAAAATATTCTGACATCTTCAAAGCAGTGGAGGCAAATGATTATAAGGCCGTGGAAGCCATGGTGAACAGGACTCCCTCGCTTGTCAATACCGAGAATGACTTGATGCAGACGCCTCTCCATTATGCAGCAAGCAAAGGTTATCTGGAAATCGCGAAACTTCTCATATCAAAGGGCTCTCAAGTCAACGCCCGTGACGACAATGGGTGGACGCCGTTACATTGGACAGCTCAGAACAGCCTTCTGGAAATGGCAAAATTACTCATCTCCAAAGGCGCCGATGTCAACGCAAAGGATATCATCGGCCATACACCTCTCCTCACTGCGGCAATTGATGCAACAGATTCTGATGGCCATTATGCGTTTGCTCAGTTACTCATCTCAAAGGGTGCCGATGTCAATATGAAAAGTGCTGACGGCACAACACCTCTGCTCGCAGCAATTTCGAGTGGCAACAAGAAACTCGCTACATTTCTGATCTCTAAGGGCGCCAATGTCAATGCCAAAGGCATGAACGGCGACACACCTCTGAAAGTAGCAAAAAAGAGAGATTACAAGGAAATCGTTGAGCTCCTCAAACGCCAAGGAGCACACTAA